A genomic segment from Acyrthosiphon pisum isolate AL4f chromosome A3, pea_aphid_22Mar2018_4r6ur, whole genome shotgun sequence encodes:
- the LOC100571617 gene encoding uncharacterized protein LOC100571617: MERKFKNVVLATFHEESVSSLDEASGAFRLDTEAVRKRLKAARQEFHYKLKPSHGHPRNTSRLESLMADFQRFNAECADTLSSTCDQIEIGLEKIDKNYDAMCPKDVLAATTLYVKCFAKLKTLLENVDGSKSAVASIGSGDLPESLAKSDVKQAISNVKSHLRTKSGTIFWPDNSQLWSHNVQAFSRLCRERFGDVQTFGVVEKAKMVDWATAFVRDVERVKELNGQYVTI, encoded by the exons ATGGAACGCAAGTTCAAAAACGTCGTGTTGGCGACGTTCCACGAGGAATCGGTGTCCAGTCTGGACGAGGCGTCCGGCGCGTTTCGGCTGGACACCGAGGCAGTTCGGAAGCGGTTGAAGGCCGCCCGACAAGAGTTTCACTACAAGTTGAAACCGTCACATGGCCATCCCCGTAACACCTCGAGGTTGGAGTCGCTGATGGCCGACTTTCAGAGGTTTAATGCCGAGTGTGCGGATACGTTGTCCAGCACTTGCGACCAGATCGAG ATTGGCCTCGAGAAAATCGACAAAAACTACGACGCTATGTGTCCAAAAGACGTTTTGGCGGCAACCACGTTATATGTAAAATGTTTCGCCAAACTCAAAACACTACTGGAAAACGTCGACGGTTCGAAATCAGCCGTAGCCA GTATTGGGTCTGGTGATTTGCCGGAATCTCTGGCCAAATCCGACGTCAAACAGGCCATAAGCAACGTGAAAAGCCATCTACGGACGAAATCCGGCACCATCTTTTGGCCAGATAACAGTCAGTTGTGGTCCCACAACGTTCAA GCGTTTTCGAGACTCTGCCGCGAACGGTTCGGCGACGTCCAGACGTTCGGTGTCGTCGAAAAAGCGAAAATGGTCGACTGGGCCACGGCATTCGTCCGGGACGTGGAACGAGTGAAGGAACTCAACGGCCAATACGTTACCATCTAG